In Nomascus leucogenys isolate Asia chromosome 25, Asia_NLE_v1, whole genome shotgun sequence, a single genomic region encodes these proteins:
- the TFF1 gene encoding trefoil factor 1 — translation MAAMENKVICALVLVSMLALGTLAEAQTETCTVAPRERQNCGFPGVTPSQCASKGCCFDNTVRGVPWCFHPKTIDVPPEEECEF, via the exons ATGGCCGCTATGGAGAACAAGGTGATCTGCGCCCTGGTCCTGGTGTCCATGCTGGCCCTCGGCACCCTGGCCGAGGCCCAGACAG AGACGTGTACAGTGGCCCCCCGTGAAAGACAGAATTGTGGTTTTCCCGGTGTCACGCCCTCCCAGTGTGCAAGTAAGGGCTGCTGTTTCGACAACACCGTTCGTGGGGTCCCCTGGTGCTTCCATCCTAAGACCATCGACGTCCCTCCAGAAG AGGAGTGTGAATTTTAG